The Psychrosphaera ytuae genome includes a region encoding these proteins:
- a CDS encoding putative porin codes for MRLSMLFLMLASVSATANEYQSITHLSHTDLDEELGGGKSTSLQTVYYFDKKKTLGPLNEFAFINTVNNVSAGFDDFEHGTSFNVGGEVFFDQWRVAGSYTNSEADFSDGSNTMVSIGYFFQPNLLIGLEHSRSEYSYDGYRIDDVFFPGGSDSESTTYLTLKYEHDLNGNDYIGVMVEAESDFDQVFASTKYFSHLGDEQYLSVGVSISDHKDFKPFVALDGTYYFNQRTSLHAQVAQDTDSDLTSTSIGGKLFINDNWAVAAGYRSNEVERFDGSQVYVKNANAVTLNVTAQY; via the coding sequence ACCGATTTGGACGAAGAACTAGGTGGCGGAAAGTCAACCAGCTTGCAAACGGTTTATTATTTTGACAAGAAAAAAACACTTGGGCCGCTAAACGAGTTCGCATTTATTAATACAGTTAACAATGTAAGTGCTGGATTTGATGATTTTGAGCACGGCACCAGTTTTAATGTTGGCGGAGAAGTGTTTTTTGATCAATGGCGAGTAGCCGGGTCTTATACAAACAGCGAGGCCGACTTTTCTGATGGCTCGAATACGATGGTTTCGATTGGTTATTTCTTTCAACCGAATCTATTGATCGGCTTAGAACACTCTCGCTCGGAATATAGCTACGATGGCTATCGAATTGATGACGTATTTTTCCCTGGTGGCTCTGACTCTGAAAGCACAACGTACTTAACGCTAAAATACGAACATGACCTCAATGGCAATGATTATATTGGCGTAATGGTGGAAGCCGAGAGCGATTTTGACCAAGTATTTGCATCGACCAAGTACTTTAGTCACTTGGGAGACGAGCAGTATTTATCAGTCGGGGTGTCGATTAGCGACCACAAAGATTTTAAGCCTTTTGTTGCACTCGATGGCACCTATTATTTCAATCAACGTACATCGTTGCATGCCCAAGTTGCTCAGGATACAGACAGTGACTTAACCAGTACCTCAATTGGCGGCAAGTTGTTTATAAATGACAACTGGGCGGTGGCAGCAGGTTACAGAAGTAATGAAGTTGAGCGATTTGACGGTTCTCAAGTGTATGTCAAAAACGCAAATGCCGTTACATTAAATGTAACGGCACAGTACTAA
- the prmA gene encoding 50S ribosomal protein L11 methyltransferase — MAWVQIRFAVAKEHVDEISDFLMEVGSQSVTFTAGDDQQAIFELFPGDVKYWDHCTCVALFDAAEDLNFVVSQMAAHPLIGEGFAHKVEQVEDKDWEREWMDNFHPIKFGERLWICPSWREIPDPEACNVILDPGLAFGTGTHATTALCLEWLEGMDLSDKTVLDFGCGSGILAIAALKLGAKRAIGIDIDPKAITASLENAERNGVADQIELYLPEDAPQFDTDVIVANILAGPLKELKEIICGYGHEGTLLALSGILAEQAEDVSDAYQPLADLAPPQQQDEWVRINGAIRAQG; from the coding sequence ATGGCTTGGGTACAAATTCGCTTTGCAGTTGCTAAAGAACACGTAGATGAAATCAGTGATTTTCTAATGGAAGTCGGTTCGCAATCCGTCACTTTTACCGCTGGTGACGACCAACAAGCGATATTTGAGCTTTTTCCGGGCGATGTAAAATATTGGGATCATTGCACTTGTGTCGCTTTGTTTGATGCCGCTGAAGATCTTAACTTTGTTGTGTCTCAAATGGCTGCCCATCCGCTTATTGGTGAAGGTTTTGCTCACAAAGTAGAGCAAGTAGAAGACAAAGACTGGGAACGCGAGTGGATGGATAACTTTCACCCAATTAAATTTGGTGAGCGATTGTGGATTTGTCCAAGCTGGCGAGAAATTCCAGACCCAGAGGCGTGCAATGTCATCTTAGATCCTGGTCTAGCATTTGGCACAGGCACACACGCTACGACAGCTTTGTGTTTAGAATGGCTTGAGGGCATGGACTTAAGTGATAAAACTGTGTTGGACTTTGGTTGTGGAAGTGGCATTTTAGCCATTGCAGCACTTAAGTTAGGAGCTAAGAGAGCCATTGGTATTGATATTGATCCTAAGGCAATTACTGCGAGTTTAGAAAACGCAGAACGCAATGGTGTAGCGGATCAAATTGAGCTGTATTTACCAGAAGATGCTCCGCAGTTTGATACCGATGTTATCGTCGCCAACATCTTAGCGGGTCCTCTCAAAGAGCTTAAAGAGATCATCTGTGGTTACGGCCACGAGGGCACACTATTGGCGTTGTCGGGTATCTTAGCTGAGCAAGCTGAAGATGTAAGTGACGCTTATCAACCACTTGCTGATTTAGCGCCACCTCAACAACAAGATGAGTGGGTTCGTATTAACGGCGCGATAAGAGCGCAAGGTTAA
- a CDS encoding 23S rRNA (adenine(2030)-N(6))-methyltransferase RlmJ: MLSYRHGFHAGNHADVLKHAVYLYVLKYMAKKSKPFSIIDTHAGAGAYSLDNDFSQKNKEFETGIGPLWALPSTELPEPVRDYVDAVRRFNAESDAVDLSVYPGSPWFALDQVPLEGKAFFHELHPADFELLRNFVRTNRYRKVIKGDGFKESVGLFPPPSKRGVAIIDPPYELKEDYQRVVDYVSEMHKRFNSGVYMIWYPVVERTRIDEIETQLKRSGIRNVQVLELNVKADTEEKGMTGSGMIVINPPYTLLEDFKSVMPFLTDLLGQKGAFWRAEQLVEE, from the coding sequence ATGCTGAGTTATCGTCATGGCTTTCACGCTGGTAATCACGCCGACGTATTAAAACACGCTGTTTATTTGTACGTGCTTAAATATATGGCCAAAAAATCTAAACCATTTTCTATCATCGATACTCATGCCGGGGCGGGTGCTTATTCGTTAGATAATGACTTTAGTCAAAAAAACAAAGAATTTGAGACCGGAATAGGGCCGCTTTGGGCACTACCGTCGACAGAGCTGCCCGAGCCTGTGCGTGACTATGTGGATGCGGTAAGGCGATTTAATGCGGAGTCAGACGCAGTAGACCTATCGGTTTATCCTGGTTCGCCGTGGTTTGCACTGGATCAGGTACCACTTGAAGGCAAAGCGTTTTTTCATGAATTACATCCTGCTGACTTTGAGTTGCTGCGAAATTTTGTTCGGACTAATCGCTACCGAAAAGTGATTAAAGGTGATGGTTTTAAAGAGTCTGTCGGTTTATTTCCGCCGCCGAGTAAACGTGGCGTGGCCATCATAGACCCACCTTATGAGCTAAAAGAAGACTACCAACGTGTGGTTGATTATGTGTCAGAAATGCACAAACGGTTTAATTCGGGTGTGTACATGATCTGGTATCCGGTAGTTGAACGTACACGCATTGACGAAATCGAAACACAACTTAAACGGTCTGGTATTCGTAACGTCCAAGTATTAGAACTTAACGTAAAAGCCGACACAGAAGAGAAAGGCATGACAGGTAGCGGTATGATAGTTATTAATCCTCCGTATACTTTGCTGGAAGACTTTAAATCGGTGATGCCGTTTTTAACAGATTTACTGGGTCAAAAAGGTGCGTTTTGGCGTGCCGAACAGTTGGTTGAAGAGTAA
- a CDS encoding class I SAM-dependent methyltransferase, which produces MLLKSTTKKLALVALAGLATACTGSYVKDNKTFSEDGEVLVSASKESVTKAVMNPARGDAAMRDMYRNPQQTLEFFGIRPDMTVVEILPGGGWYTSILNPIVKDQGKFYAAHFHMYDGAPGYYQRSLESFKNKVETNELYQGLEITEFHHTKAHNIAPAGTADMVLTFRNVHNWYMADGDEGVEQAFVAFAKALKPGGVLGVVEHRLPENRDQAENKRSGYMKESYVIAAAEKAGFKLQAKSDINANPKDTADHPRGVWTLPPRLALGDQDKAKYAAIGESDRMTLKFVKQ; this is translated from the coding sequence ATGTTATTAAAATCAACAACAAAAAAGTTAGCGCTGGTGGCATTGGCAGGTCTAGCAACCGCATGTACTGGCAGTTACGTAAAAGATAATAAAACGTTTTCTGAAGATGGTGAGGTACTTGTTTCTGCCTCAAAAGAATCGGTAACAAAAGCCGTAATGAATCCAGCTCGAGGTGATGCGGCAATGCGCGATATGTACCGCAATCCACAGCAAACTCTAGAATTTTTTGGTATTCGCCCTGATATGACAGTGGTAGAAATCCTTCCTGGTGGTGGTTGGTATACCTCTATCCTCAATCCAATCGTGAAAGACCAAGGTAAGTTTTATGCTGCTCACTTCCATATGTATGACGGTGCGCCAGGGTATTACCAACGTTCGTTAGAAAGCTTTAAAAACAAAGTCGAAACCAACGAATTGTACCAAGGCTTAGAGATCACCGAATTTCATCATACTAAAGCACATAACATTGCGCCTGCAGGAACAGCCGATATGGTGTTAACTTTCCGCAATGTTCATAACTGGTATATGGCCGACGGTGATGAAGGTGTCGAACAAGCGTTTGTCGCCTTTGCAAAGGCATTAAAACCAGGCGGCGTATTAGGTGTTGTCGAACATCGCTTGCCAGAAAATCGTGATCAAGCCGAAAACAAACGCTCTGGCTATATGAAAGAGTCGTACGTAATAGCTGCGGCAGAAAAAGCTGGCTTTAAATTACAAGCCAAATCAGACATTAACGCCAACCCGAAAGACACTGCGGATCATCCTCGTGGAGTTTGGACTTTGCCACCTCGTTTAGCCCTTGGTGACCAAGACAAAGCGAAATATGCGGCTATCGGTGAGAGCGACCGTATGACGTTAAAGTTTGTTAAACAATAA
- a CDS encoding DUF6482 family protein — MKHRLSHLNFNDIEIPELNIHSFEMGDYLLEVDYNDHKGYVFDDNDNIVKFKNVTQVKEALNECRVKSAFLVHQSAYDEMCGAADKGDNELKVEINFNH; from the coding sequence ATGAAACACAGATTATCTCATCTCAACTTTAATGATATTGAAATTCCCGAGCTAAACATCCACTCATTTGAGATGGGCGATTACCTTTTAGAAGTAGATTACAACGACCATAAGGGCTACGTCTTTGACGACAATGACAACATTGTAAAGTTTAAAAACGTAACGCAAGTGAAAGAGGCGCTTAATGAATGTCGAGTTAAATCCGCGTTTTTGGTCCATCAGTCTGCCTACGACGAAATGTGTGGAGCCGCCGACAAAGGTGATAACGAGTTAAAAGTTGAGATTAATTTTAACCACTGA
- the purD gene encoding phosphoribosylamine--glycine ligase: MKILVIGGGGREHALAWKAAQNEMVQTVFVAPGNAGTSTEHKLQNVEIGAEDVAGLLAFAKQEHIDLTIVGPEAPLVLGVVDAFEDAGLKVFGPSQAAAQLEGSKAFTKDFLARHQIPTAAYQNFTEIEPAIAYVREQGAPIVIKADGLAAGKGVIVAMTLEEAEDAIKDMLAGNAFGEAGSRVVVEEFLTGEEASFIVMVDGKNVLPMATSQDHKRAYNGDQGPNTGGMGAYSPAPVVTAEIHQRIMNEVIYPTVEGMAKEGHPYTGFLYAGLMIAEDGTPKVIEYNCRFGDPETQPIMMRMKSDLVDLCFAALAKSLDTATIEFDPRPAVGVVLAAGGYPGSYNKGDEITGIPEATSASKTFHAGTKMIDGVVTTNGGRVLCATAMGDSVTAAQQEAYKLVEQIKWQGVEYRTDIAYRAIARES, from the coding sequence ATGAAAATCTTAGTGATCGGCGGTGGCGGTCGCGAACACGCACTAGCGTGGAAAGCGGCTCAAAATGAGATGGTTCAAACTGTATTTGTGGCTCCTGGCAATGCCGGAACCAGTACAGAACACAAATTGCAAAACGTTGAAATTGGCGCTGAAGACGTGGCTGGTTTGTTAGCTTTTGCCAAACAAGAGCACATAGATTTGACGATTGTCGGCCCTGAAGCACCATTGGTTTTGGGTGTAGTTGATGCGTTTGAAGACGCCGGATTGAAAGTATTTGGTCCTTCACAAGCAGCTGCACAATTAGAGGGTTCGAAGGCGTTTACGAAAGACTTTTTAGCTCGTCATCAAATTCCGACCGCGGCTTATCAAAATTTCACTGAAATTGAGCCAGCTATTGCCTATGTACGTGAGCAGGGCGCACCTATCGTAATTAAGGCCGATGGCTTAGCCGCAGGTAAAGGCGTTATCGTAGCCATGACTTTGGAAGAAGCGGAAGACGCTATCAAAGATATGCTTGCAGGCAATGCGTTTGGTGAAGCTGGCTCTCGTGTCGTTGTTGAAGAATTTTTGACCGGTGAAGAAGCGAGTTTTATCGTGATGGTTGACGGCAAAAACGTATTGCCTATGGCAACGAGTCAAGATCACAAGCGCGCTTACAACGGTGACCAAGGTCCAAATACGGGCGGCATGGGTGCGTACTCTCCTGCACCGGTAGTGACAGCAGAAATTCATCAGCGCATCATGAACGAAGTGATTTACCCAACAGTTGAGGGCATGGCCAAAGAAGGTCATCCATACACTGGGTTTTTATATGCTGGCTTGATGATTGCCGAAGACGGTACTCCTAAAGTCATCGAATACAATTGTCGATTTGGTGATCCAGAAACTCAACCTATCATGATGCGTATGAAGTCGGACTTAGTGGACTTGTGCTTTGCTGCTTTAGCGAAAAGCTTAGACACAGCAACCATCGAGTTTGATCCGCGTCCAGCCGTTGGTGTGGTATTGGCAGCAGGCGGCTACCCAGGTAGTTACAATAAAGGTGACGAAATCACTGGTATCCCAGAGGCGACAAGCGCAAGTAAGACGTTCCACGCAGGGACAAAAATGATTGATGGTGTGGTAACCACTAATGGTGGGCGAGTACTGTGTGCCACAGCGATGGGAGATTCAGTCACCGCGGCTCAACAAGAGGCTTACAAGCTTGTTGAACAAATAAAGTGGCAAGGTGTGGAATATCGTACCGACATCGCTTACAGAGCAATTGCTCGCGAGTCGTAA
- a CDS encoding DUF481 domain-containing protein — protein MKYSRSLLTATLFPTLLISAPASAIDETESLRQRSQDKPSFTALSIDLAGKSGNSDKEDFEFGIYHSERSGKHFGFVMASREYAKSNDVKSADSSFLHGRYNYYFKADTAVEVFAQSNTDDFKSLESRNLVGAAYRKEISAKNTLGIGVFEEWEEYSVNGQELDFQQTRFSLYWVATLPLSENAEFSNTLYYQPDVTEFSDWRAYNRLSVKSKLTDKLSLKFGLLVEHDSRPVLDVEETDVSYSAGFTYEF, from the coding sequence ATGAAGTATTCACGCTCTCTTTTAACCGCAACACTTTTTCCAACTCTTTTAATCAGCGCACCAGCAAGTGCCATCGACGAAACTGAATCATTGCGTCAACGCTCACAAGATAAACCAAGCTTTACTGCTTTATCTATTGATTTAGCAGGAAAAAGCGGTAACTCAGATAAAGAAGACTTCGAATTCGGCATCTATCACTCTGAGCGCAGTGGCAAACACTTTGGCTTTGTGATGGCTAGTCGCGAATACGCAAAAAGCAACGACGTAAAAAGTGCCGACAGCTCATTTTTACACGGTCGTTATAATTACTATTTTAAAGCGGATACAGCCGTTGAAGTATTTGCCCAAAGTAATACAGATGATTTTAAATCACTCGAATCCAGAAACTTAGTCGGTGCCGCTTACCGCAAGGAAATTTCGGCCAAAAACACCCTAGGTATCGGTGTATTTGAAGAGTGGGAAGAATACTCAGTTAATGGCCAAGAACTTGATTTTCAACAAACTCGCTTTAGTTTGTATTGGGTTGCGACCTTACCATTGTCTGAAAATGCCGAGTTTTCAAATACTTTATATTACCAACCAGACGTAACTGAGTTCTCTGATTGGCGTGCTTATAACCGCCTATCAGTAAAGTCGAAACTCACTGACAAACTATCACTTAAATTCGGCTTATTGGTTGAACACGACAGCCGTCCAGTTTTAGATGTGGAAGAGACAGATGTCAGCTACTCAGCTGGATTTACTTACGAGTTCTAA
- a CDS encoding MAPEG family protein: MSDAQIIIYSLIYAAFLPYLAKVPLAYAMHKQGTKFRPGYDNKQPREQQRQLTGFGARCLAAHENSFEALIIYAPAVLLLIATDNVSRHMAILALAFMCFRTLYVIFYWLDWDKLRSLSWLLGIACAFTMMVNCLPS; encoded by the coding sequence ATGAGTGATGCACAAATTATCATTTACAGTCTGATTTATGCGGCATTTTTGCCATATCTTGCCAAGGTTCCACTTGCTTATGCCATGCACAAACAGGGTACAAAATTCCGCCCTGGGTATGACAACAAGCAGCCTAGAGAACAACAAAGACAGTTAACTGGATTTGGTGCACGGTGTTTAGCCGCGCATGAAAACAGCTTTGAGGCTCTTATTATTTACGCTCCTGCAGTCCTTCTCCTCATAGCGACAGACAACGTCTCCAGACACATGGCTATTCTTGCCTTGGCTTTTATGTGTTTTAGAACACTTTATGTCATTTTTTATTGGCTTGATTGGGATAAACTCCGCTCTCTTTCTTGGTTACTAGGCATTGCATGCGCATTCACAATGATGGTAAATTGCCTGCCCTCTTAA
- a CDS encoding TolB family protein, with translation MQVMNSNVVKLTRTSTTLLKRATRLGLFALGMGLTSQALANSDIWLFDINTQGQLVTDSAKNITARPGYDNQPHFSRDGKGLFYTEMSTVFGLQQTDVIYYSFDDQSQTNITKTIETSEYSPTETSDPNLLSVIKVERDGTQRLWYVNKSTGQQSLLNRHIKPVGYHAWGEKGEIAMFILGEPMTLQLVDDKKDKQATTLDNNIGPSIRYSDELDLFTYSKEQDGRQMLWSFSVKDGTKQPQIALPNGSQYYTLFDQTQVITADQNSLVTWPLNSKASWRPFADLSPFCVNGITRIAVNKPKTKIAVVCNEPQ, from the coding sequence ATGCAGGTAATGAATTCGAACGTCGTCAAACTCACTCGAACCTCTACAACACTGTTAAAACGTGCGACTCGTCTTGGATTATTTGCTTTAGGAATGGGCCTGACAAGCCAGGCTTTAGCCAATTCCGACATTTGGCTTTTTGATATCAATACGCAAGGCCAATTAGTTACAGACTCCGCCAAAAATATTACCGCGCGCCCCGGCTACGATAATCAACCGCATTTTAGTCGTGACGGCAAAGGACTATTCTACACCGAAATGTCTACGGTTTTTGGCCTTCAACAAACTGACGTTATTTATTACAGCTTTGACGACCAAAGCCAAACCAATATCACAAAAACCATCGAAACAAGCGAATATTCACCGACCGAAACATCTGATCCAAACTTGTTATCCGTCATCAAAGTAGAACGAGATGGCACGCAACGACTTTGGTACGTGAATAAATCGACCGGCCAACAATCATTATTGAACCGTCATATCAAACCAGTGGGATATCACGCTTGGGGAGAAAAAGGTGAGATAGCCATGTTTATATTGGGCGAGCCAATGACCTTGCAATTGGTCGATGACAAAAAAGACAAACAAGCGACGACTCTTGACAACAACATTGGTCCGAGTATTCGTTATTCTGATGAGCTGGATTTATTTACCTACTCAAAAGAACAGGATGGCCGTCAGATGCTGTGGAGTTTTTCAGTTAAAGATGGTACCAAACAACCTCAAATAGCGCTGCCAAATGGCAGTCAGTACTACACCTTGTTTGACCAAACTCAAGTGATTACTGCCGATCAAAATAGCCTCGTCACTTGGCCACTCAATAGTAAGGCGAGCTGGCGTCCATTTGCCGATCTAAGTCCATTTTGCGTAAATGGTATAACTCGAATTGCAGTAAACAAACCAAAAACAAAAATCGCAGTGGTTTGTAACGAGCCACAATAA
- a CDS encoding phosphoribulokinase, whose amino-acid sequence MSVKHPIIAVTGSSGAGTTTTTNAITHIFRNLEVDAALIEGDSFHRYARAEMDVEIRKAQEQGKHISYFGSEANDFGALEKLFKSYSETGTGNVRKYLHSFDEAVPYNQMPGTFTPWQELRPNTDCLFYEGLHGGAVTEEHNVAQHVDLLIGMVPIVNLEWIQKIIRDTNQRGHSREAVMSSIVRSMDDYINHITPQFSRTHINFQRVPTVDTSNPFSAKDIPTLDESFVVIRFRDNERVDFPFLLQMIDGSFMSRVNTIVVPGGKMGLALELIMTPLIENLINKRRKLIGQLDWIDDKK is encoded by the coding sequence ATGTCGGTTAAACATCCAATTATTGCGGTCACCGGTTCGTCGGGTGCAGGTACAACAACAACTACAAATGCCATTACCCACATTTTTAGAAATTTGGAAGTGGATGCAGCACTTATCGAAGGGGATAGTTTTCATCGCTATGCCCGTGCTGAGATGGATGTTGAGATCAGAAAAGCTCAAGAGCAAGGCAAACACATTTCTTACTTTGGCTCGGAAGCTAACGATTTTGGGGCGTTAGAAAAGCTTTTTAAAAGCTACTCAGAAACCGGTACTGGAAACGTCCGTAAGTACCTCCACTCATTTGATGAGGCGGTTCCTTATAACCAAATGCCAGGCACATTTACGCCTTGGCAGGAGTTACGCCCTAATACGGATTGCTTGTTTTATGAGGGGTTGCACGGCGGTGCAGTAACGGAAGAACACAATGTTGCACAACACGTTGATTTACTTATCGGCATGGTGCCTATCGTCAACTTAGAGTGGATCCAAAAAATCATTCGCGATACCAATCAGCGTGGTCATTCCAGAGAAGCTGTCATGAGCTCAATCGTCCGCAGTATGGATGATTACATTAACCACATTACTCCGCAGTTTTCACGAACCCATATCAACTTTCAGCGAGTGCCGACAGTAGATACTTCTAACCCGTTTAGCGCTAAAGATATTCCAACTTTGGATGAAAGCTTTGTTGTTATTCGTTTTCGCGATAACGAACGAGTTGATTTTCCGTTTTTGCTGCAAATGATCGACGGCTCATTTATGTCACGAGTTAATACCATAGTCGTACCTGGCGGAAAAATGGGATTAGCACTTGAGCTAATCATGACGCCGCTAATAGAAAACTTAATCAACAAGCGCCGCAAGTTAATTGGTCAGCTCGATTGGATTGACGACAAAAAATAA
- the glnA gene encoding glutamate--ammonia ligase: MSQAVLDLIKENEVKFIDLRFTDTKGKEQHVTIPAHQVDEDFFEDGKMFDGSSIAGWKGINESDMVLMPDAESVVLDPFTEETTLNVRCDIVEPSTMQGYERDPRSVARRAEEYMRAEGIADEVFVGPEPEFFVFDDVKFKTDMSGSMYKLDAAESAWNSDKHYEDGNTGHRPSVKGGYFPVPPVDSSHDWRSATCLVMEEMGLTIEAHHHEVATAGQNEIAALYNTLVKKADEVQIYKYVVHNMAHAYGKTATFMPKPVVGDNGSGMHVHQSLQKNGENLFAGDKYGGLSETALYYIGGIIKHAKAINAFTNASTNSYKRLVPGFEAPVMLAYSARNRSASIRIPVVPSPKARRIEVRFPDPTANPYLAFTAMLMAGLDGIKNKIHPGDAMDKDLYDLPAEEAAAIPQVASSLEEALNCLDEDRGFLTAGGVMTDDMIDAYISLKRQEVEKLNMTTHPVEFEMYYSI, translated from the coding sequence ATGTCTCAAGCAGTGTTAGACCTAATTAAAGAAAACGAAGTTAAGTTTATTGACCTACGTTTCACGGATACAAAAGGTAAAGAACAGCACGTTACAATTCCTGCACATCAAGTCGACGAAGACTTCTTCGAAGATGGCAAGATGTTTGACGGTTCTTCAATTGCAGGTTGGAAAGGCATTAACGAATCTGACATGGTTTTGATGCCAGATGCAGAGTCAGTTGTACTAGACCCATTCACAGAAGAAACAACATTAAACGTTCGTTGTGACATCGTAGAGCCTTCTACAATGCAAGGTTACGAGCGTGACCCACGCTCTGTTGCACGTCGTGCCGAAGAGTACATGCGTGCTGAAGGCATTGCAGATGAAGTATTTGTTGGTCCAGAGCCAGAGTTCTTCGTATTTGACGATGTTAAGTTTAAAACTGACATGAGCGGCTCTATGTACAAGCTAGACGCAGCTGAGTCAGCTTGGAACTCAGACAAGCATTATGAAGACGGTAACACGGGTCACCGTCCATCGGTTAAAGGCGGTTACTTCCCAGTACCACCAGTTGACTCTTCACACGACTGGCGCTCGGCAACGTGTTTAGTTATGGAAGAGATGGGCTTAACTATCGAAGCACATCACCACGAAGTAGCAACAGCTGGCCAAAACGAGATTGCAGCACTTTATAACACGTTAGTTAAAAAAGCCGACGAAGTTCAAATCTACAAGTATGTTGTTCATAACATGGCTCACGCATACGGCAAAACAGCGACGTTCATGCCTAAGCCAGTAGTTGGTGACAACGGTTCTGGTATGCACGTTCACCAATCTCTACAAAAGAACGGTGAAAACTTATTTGCTGGTGACAAGTACGGTGGTCTTTCTGAAACTGCGCTTTACTACATCGGTGGTATCATTAAGCACGCGAAAGCAATTAACGCATTTACTAACGCTTCTACTAACTCATACAAGCGTTTGGTACCAGGCTTTGAAGCGCCAGTTATGCTAGCTTACTCAGCGCGTAACCGTTCTGCATCAATCCGTATCCCAGTGGTTCCTTCACCAAAAGCTCGTCGTATCGAAGTGCGTTTCCCTGACCCAACAGCGAACCCATACTTAGCGTTTACAGCGATGTTGATGGCTGGTCTTGACGGTATCAAGAACAAGATCCACCCTGGCGATGCTATGGACAAAGACTTATATGACCTACCTGCTGAAGAAGCAGCGGCAATTCCTCAAGTTGCATCTTCTTTAGAAGAAGCATTGAACTGCCTTGACGAAGACCGTGGTTTCTTAACTGCTGGTGGCGTTATGACAGACGACATGATTGACGCGTACATCTCTCTTAAGCGTCAAGAAGTTGAAAAGCTTAACATGACAACTCACCCAGTTGAGTTCGAAATGTACTACAGCATCTAA
- a CDS encoding DUF4124 domain-containing protein: MRKFVLLLLVGLLITPLADATKKKIYVWRNADGVLVFSDSPQPDVKSDTVDVSSTPNIVKSVDTAILENKSGPAQEEKLKVEILKPAQEETIRDNSGSVYISGAIKPSFKRGLSVVLKLDDKKVKGPQKSAVFILRNVDRGEHKVQLEVWNSSGKVIAVSDPVTFFLHRGSVN, encoded by the coding sequence ATGAGGAAGTTCGTATTGTTGCTGCTGGTTGGTCTATTGATTACTCCTTTAGCCGACGCAACGAAGAAAAAAATTTACGTATGGCGAAACGCCGATGGGGTATTGGTATTTTCTGATTCTCCACAGCCTGACGTAAAATCAGACACAGTGGATGTGAGTTCGACGCCGAATATCGTCAAGTCGGTCGATACTGCTATTCTCGAAAACAAATCCGGTCCTGCTCAGGAAGAGAAGCTCAAAGTTGAAATTTTAAAACCCGCCCAAGAAGAAACAATCAGAGACAACAGTGGCTCTGTTTATATTTCTGGTGCAATCAAACCCTCTTTTAAACGTGGCCTAAGCGTCGTTCTGAAACTGGATGACAAAAAAGTCAAAGGCCCACAAAAATCTGCCGTTTTTATCCTTCGCAACGTCGATCGCGGTGAACACAAAGTGCAATTAGAAGTCTGGAACAGTTCAGGCAAGGTTATTGCAGTAAGTGACCCAGTGACCTTTTTTCTTCATCGCGGCTCAGTTAATTAA